Below is a window of Quercus robur chromosome 6, dhQueRobu3.1, whole genome shotgun sequence DNA.
aacaatgATACAAAGAACGAGTATTTAGTGGAGGCAATTTTAGGTGATCACCAAACTTTAATTTCCCTTTTCACAAACTGGAGAAaacaaattaaaccaaaattgcCGATTATCAAAATAGTGCACAATGCCAAAGACAACCATACATGGTAAGAAGCATTAGTAATAAAACTCTTACACATGAGAAAACCAATGGAGCCACTCTTGATAGAACGGAGAAAGCAGTCAAGAAATGCATATGCAGGAATTCCAATGTTAACTATCTTGTTCTTTGAGTGTCTCCATGCATCAAGATCCTGAAGTCCAATGGCACCATCTCTAAGAAGCTCCTTCCCAATATCCTCACATGCTTGAAAGAAACTATCCCATATCTAGCACAAATGTAATGGAAAAAgttagaaaccaaaaaaaaaaaattagaacaaaatCTAGTAAAATTGACAAAGTTGCTAGTAGTCTGGATTTTGTTCCCATTGACacagatcttttttttttttttttttttaattttaataatctGTCAATGATGTGAGCTCCAAAAGTTTAATGTGAATAGTAAAATTcaggggaaaaaataaaataaaggcacaTTTTTTCATGCAAAAATTTTTGGCTGATAGACCAAGGAGAGCACCTTAAGATAAAAAGACGAGGGGGTGTAATTAGAAAAATTTAGGATTGGAAAgttaaagaatgaaaaataaagtaggAAAAAGGCAGTAGCAAGAAAGGAtactcataaaaataaaaaaaataaaagcagtaAGAAAGGCAGTTATGTGAGAActtataatattttatcatataaCAGTCAGTCAAATAAGCTGATTGTATTATACAACCATTTTCTCAAGAAGCATGGTTGACAAATATTCAATCATCAAAATTAGGCAGAAAAGTGGAGAGTAATTTAAAATGAATTCAAAGACACATCTTTCCCTAAAAGGAATACTGCTTCTGTGCCTGAAACATGAAtgacattcataatatttatgcCTTACCACTGCAGCCTTCAGTGTATTCTTTATGCTAGGAGTCCTTATCAATGGGTCATTGGTACGAATAGCTTCAACTTGTTCATGCAGTCCCTTCACAGGAAGCAGTGAAGAACTTGAACTAATCTGCTCACGATATCTAGGTCTGGCTGCCCAAATGGAAAGAGGCTATCATGCAGTTCTCAAGGACTATACCATACATTACACAAGCACATTCACACATGGATGTATTCCATCTAaaactctgtgtgtgtgtgtgtttaactATTTAATTTTGTACTACAAAAGTTAGCATACCTGGGGAAGCAGGAACCTTCTTGCAGGTAAAGCAAATCGTTGGTGTACTCATCAAATATAGACAAAGAAGCAATTACATAGAGCAGTCCTCTCTTAGTcgaattttcctaaaatttacaaacagaaaataagctcacagaaaaataaatagaatatcACACAAACGTGCATGTGCACAAACACACTGAAATAAAGCATGAGCAAAAAGTCATCTGCAAGTATCTGATAATTAAATTCACACCTGATATGCAACAACTGCTGCATAACAACCGAAGCCCAAACTAGATAATGTACCAACCAAAGTTGCCAGAAGAACCACAattggccacaacaagatccaAATCCCAGCAAAAGGAACACAAACAGTTTCTAAGAATGGGCCCTCTCTCCCAACAAGATCTTGTATTAGCCGGTGCCAACCTTTGAATAGCAATATAGGTGTTTTGTATAGAACTATTAAAGTGATAAAGGGGACATCAACCAAAATCCCAAGAATTGCAGCCAAAATGCAACCAGGAATCTGAGTAACCctaacagagagagagagagagattaaattCACATAACGAGAGCTCCAGTTCAAATAGTTCACTTAACTTCATAAGTAAAGCTTGTGATGAATTGATATACATgacaaaatcatttaatttattCAAATAGAATATAGGACAAATATAATCGGCACTTCACATTCTGTAAGAAATTCTAGATGTAAAACACATGAAAATCTTAATAAGCAGAAACCAGATAAGCTGATACAAGGTGTAACAActataaaatcataatttttatattggTATCTATACGTAGAACAAACCTGAATTTTTTATCAGATGGCAATGCAATCAAGTTACTGAAGGTGCACTAGACATGTATCAGTTTACTTTGCAGAGAAAAAgtttacaaattttatctttaccATAAACCGTTGTCAGATGTCTTTCACATATTGAAGTCTTAAgtaacacaaaaacaaatccCGAAAAAGAATGATATACAGGCTTACTGATATTATAATTGATCTTAGCAATTAAGATCATTCATGTCAAAGATTAGGAATCATATGTCAATTagatttggaaaaataaaaaagatttaaaatccATTACCATttaatattatcaaaacaaatttcAATACATAGAAACCAAGTTTGCAAAGACTAATAATACTTAAGCTCAATGGGCTCTTCCCCCTTTGATTCAAGTAGCCCGTCCATGACAGAGAAGTATGAGTGGAAGGAAAAATCTGCAAAATCGCCCACAATGGTGCACGCACCCCAAACATTGCTCCAAGTTCCATCCTGTATAGGTAATATCAAAAGTGATAGATTTTCTCAATCATGCACCATTAAATTCAACTATTATTGGTATATTAGGGTATAACTGAAAGAAACATTACCGTGAAGCATCTAAATAACTTCATATGAAGTGGAACACCTTCCATGCTGATAGCCCTAAA
It encodes the following:
- the LOC126732646 gene encoding uncharacterized membrane protein At3g27390-like, with protein sequence MEVPKGFLSYLCYFIFFLPVFVFLFVLGIIKGAIFSPFVFLVIAFGDTGVVIGLWPLHLVWTIYCIMRTKKFGPFMKCLLILIVPIPIALWTVVGVVGSAIMGIGYGYVWPVLKTFRAISMEGVPLHMKLFRCFTDGTWSNVWGACTIVGDFADFSFHSYFSVMDGLLESKGEEPIELKVTQIPGCILAAILGILVDVPFITLIVLYKTPILLFKGWHRLIQDLVGREGPFLETVCVPFAGIWILLWPIVVLLATLVGTLSSLGFGCYAAVVAYQENSTKRGLLYVIASLSIFDEYTNDLLYLQEGSCFPRPRYREQISSSSSLLPVKGLHEQVEAIRTNDPLIRTPSIKNTLKAAVIWDSFFQACEDIGKELLRDGAIGLQDLDAWRHSKNKIVNIGIPAYAFLDCFLRSIKSGSIGFLMCDNIEITSVNRPEGRALDWLYEPMCIIKDQIRSLNLQETEELYFYKHCLYGGGVARIESWHNGGIPPHDEIKRAQLEGISRRLQGFCLTLSRLPTSRRQFLEVVKAIEHEGKNSIGIESEYETGAAP